The following coding sequences are from one Myxococcales bacterium window:
- a CDS encoding tRNA threonylcarbamoyladenosine dehydratase — MGDQGLARLAHSTVTVFGCGGVGSHAAEALVRSGVGRVFLVDFDRICVTNTNRQLHAMKGTLGKPKVNVMAERLAAINPDAQIVPRAAFYAANNADQLLCPEPDLVVDAIDNITAKMHLMVTCLRRNIRLVSSMGAAARVDPTRVRVVDLCETFNDPFAAAIRKALKRTYGLDASRPTGIHAVFSDELPIEPRALDYDDGGFRCVCPSGDNGLHSCEHRNRIEGSIAFVPAAFGLAAAATAVRLLVGTPARQAPAPAPSAPSPPAATFATQGDSCA, encoded by the coding sequence TTGGGAGACCAGGGGCTTGCCCGCCTCGCCCACTCGACCGTGACCGTGTTCGGCTGCGGCGGTGTGGGCTCTCACGCTGCCGAGGCGCTCGTACGCTCGGGGGTGGGCCGGGTCTTCCTGGTGGACTTCGACCGCATCTGCGTGACGAACACGAACCGCCAGCTGCACGCCATGAAGGGCACGCTGGGCAAACCCAAGGTCAACGTGATGGCCGAACGGCTGGCCGCCATCAACCCCGATGCGCAGATCGTCCCGCGCGCGGCCTTCTACGCCGCCAACAACGCGGACCAGCTGCTCTGCCCCGAGCCTGACCTGGTGGTGGACGCCATCGACAACATCACGGCCAAAATGCACCTCATGGTCACGTGCCTCCGGCGCAACATTCGCTTGGTGTCGTCGATGGGGGCGGCGGCCCGCGTGGATCCCACCCGGGTGCGGGTGGTGGATCTATGTGAGACCTTCAACGATCCCTTCGCGGCTGCGATCCGCAAGGCGCTCAAGCGCACCTACGGTCTGGACGCCAGCCGGCCCACGGGCATCCACGCCGTGTTCTCGGATGAGTTGCCCATCGAGCCACGCGCGCTCGACTACGACGACGGGGGCTTCCGCTGCGTGTGCCCCAGCGGCGACAACGGCCTGCACAGCTGCGAACACCGCAACAGGATCGAGGGCTCGATCGCCTTCGTGCCCGCTGCCTTCGGACTCGCGGCCGCGGCCACCGCCGTGCGCTTGCTCGTGGGAACGCCCGCCAGGCAAGCGCCCGCGCCTGCACCCAGCGCCCCTTCGCCCCCGGCCGCGACCTTTGCGACCCAGGGCGACAGCTGCGCCTGA